In Nicotiana tabacum cultivar K326 chromosome 19, ASM71507v2, whole genome shotgun sequence, one DNA window encodes the following:
- the LOC107820372 gene encoding bidirectional sugar transporter SWEET17-like: protein MENLVFIIGVIGNIISVLMFLSPVGTFRRIVKNQSTEDFDSLPYICTLLNSALWTYYGLIKPGSYLVSTVNGFGVIVEIVYVALFLLFANPKMRKKTAILSGVLNVGILATTLLYAQFLLHGETRINVIGFLSTCLNIVMYSSPLGVLTTVVTTRSVEYMPFLLSFFLFLNGGVWTLYAVLVADWFLGVPNGMGWLLGAVQLVIYAIYRNPSSSKVAIVEDLEQGSQTEPLLPPSSIQ from the exons ATGGAAAATCTTGTTTTCATCATCGGAGTTATAG GCAACATCATTTCCGTTCTAATGTTTCTTTCGCCAGT AGGAACATTCAGAAGAATTGTAAAGAACCAATCAACTGAGGATTTTGATAGCCTTCCATATATTTGTACACTGCTAAATTCAGCTTTGTGGACTTACTATGGACTTATAAAGCCAGGGAGCTATCTTGTGTCCACTGTCAATGGCTTCGGAGTCATCGTTGAGATTGTCTACGTTGCCTTGTTCCTTCTATTTGCTAATCCAAAAATGAGA aaaaAGACTGCCATCCTATCTGGGGTTCTGAATGTGGGTATTTTAGCAACAACCCTATTATATGCTCAGTTTCTTTTACATGGAGAGACGAGAATTAATGTTATTGGTTTTCTTTCCACGTGTCTAAACATCGTCATGTATAGCTCCCCTCTTGGTGTTTTG ACAACAGTGGTGACAACCAGAAGTGTAGAGTACATGCCATTTCTTCTctcgtttttccttttcttaaatGGTGGTGTTTGGACTTTGTACGCCGTGCTTGTGGCTGACTGGTTTCTTGGA GTACCGAATGGGATGGGATGGTTGCTGGGAGCAGTGCAGCTGGTTATATACGCCATTTATCGGAACCCTAGTTCATCAAAAGTAGCCATCGTCGAAGATTTAGAACAAGGATCGCAGACGGAACCCCTGCTGCCACCTTCTTCAATTCAGTGA